Proteins found in one Pseudomonadota bacterium genomic segment:
- a CDS encoding PilZ domain-containing protein: protein MIPPTNPAHTTSPDDHRTERRVAVDLLLNKYVGGRPHLARASNLSRHGLLVHRLFEPLSEERAIGLQFQLPHCDRVITCAGRVVHSHPWLDAQGIELTDVAPQHQALIDAYLAHPSSAAT from the coding sequence ATGATTCCGCCCACAAACCCGGCGCACACCACGAGTCCCGACGACCACCGGACGGAGCGGCGCGTCGCCGTCGATCTCCTGCTGAACAAGTACGTAGGCGGCCGACCGCACCTCGCCCGCGCCTCGAATCTCAGCCGACATGGGCTGCTGGTGCATCGGCTCTTCGAGCCGCTGAGTGAGGAGCGCGCGATCGGCCTGCAGTTCCAGCTGCCGCACTGCGATCGCGTGATCACCTGCGCGGGGCGCGTGGTGCACAGCCACCCCTGGCTCGACGCTCAGGGCATCGAGCTGACGGACGTGGCGCCACAGCACCAAGCGTTGATTGACGCCTACCTCGCCCATCCGAGCTCGGCCGCGACCTGA
- a CDS encoding serine/threonine protein kinase gives MNPPVLVGDAVGPSVADPLVGRDLLGTYRLVEPLGKGGMATVYRGRHLLTDQEVAIKILSPELATQSDVKARFIDEARTLARLEHPNIVTLYNFLEAEGHLYLVMQIAEGEALDALIGRQGRLPCNDVVAIGIETLFALEYAHERGVVHRDIKPSNIVIRGDGAVKVMDFGIAKIVGSTKLTQTGQTMGTVRYMAPEQVRGKPVDHRCDLYALGVTLYEACSGQPPFDGDTHFEIMRKQLVDAPRPLSELAAVPPELEQTLARAMEKRAEDRFANAREYIRALKAVPVGPPSGRVTSSAGVAVFEGPATIAVASARRRRPSAGRDLRQVMIALALIALSVGAILWGVLSDPPARAPARHGAPARSAASVVWPPLHAVARGLRWSVDERKGDLHLLAQAPVDVAALEALCSGAHRAYVAFLRREGIDLPVPRRPLHLVLLPRALFAAHQSWSSPRYEAMSSTLYISTARPDFQRSDLPHGLALHYCAVLAQLSNERCLELAEGFEREVQRAGR, from the coding sequence ATGAATCCGCCTGTCCTCGTCGGCGACGCGGTTGGCCCCAGCGTAGCGGACCCGCTGGTCGGCCGCGACCTGCTCGGCACCTATCGCCTCGTCGAGCCGCTGGGGAAGGGCGGGATGGCGACCGTTTATCGCGGCCGCCACCTCCTCACGGATCAGGAGGTGGCGATCAAGATTCTCTCGCCCGAGCTGGCGACCCAGAGCGACGTCAAGGCGCGCTTCATCGACGAGGCCCGCACGTTGGCGCGGCTCGAGCACCCCAACATCGTCACGCTCTACAACTTCCTCGAGGCCGAGGGACACCTCTACCTGGTGATGCAGATCGCGGAGGGTGAGGCCCTCGACGCCCTGATTGGCCGCCAGGGACGCCTGCCCTGCAACGACGTGGTGGCCATCGGCATCGAGACGCTCTTTGCGCTCGAGTACGCCCACGAGCGCGGGGTGGTGCATCGTGACATCAAGCCGTCGAACATCGTCATCCGCGGCGACGGTGCCGTGAAGGTCATGGACTTCGGCATCGCCAAGATCGTGGGTTCGACGAAGCTGACCCAGACCGGTCAGACGATGGGTACCGTGCGCTACATGGCACCGGAGCAGGTGCGCGGCAAGCCCGTCGATCACCGCTGTGATCTCTACGCGCTCGGGGTGACGCTCTACGAGGCCTGCAGCGGGCAGCCGCCCTTCGATGGCGATACGCACTTCGAGATCATGCGCAAACAGCTCGTCGACGCGCCACGGCCCCTCAGCGAGCTGGCGGCGGTGCCCCCCGAGCTCGAGCAGACGCTGGCGCGAGCAATGGAAAAGCGCGCCGAGGATCGCTTCGCCAACGCGCGGGAGTATATCCGCGCGCTGAAGGCCGTGCCTGTCGGCCCGCCCTCGGGTCGGGTTACGAGCTCCGCCGGTGTCGCCGTCTTCGAGGGGCCAGCCACGATCGCGGTGGCGTCGGCGCGGCGTCGCCGTCCCTCTGCCGGCCGCGACCTGCGCCAGGTGATGATCGCGCTCGCACTGATCGCGCTCTCAGTCGGGGCGATCCTGTGGGGCGTGCTGAGCGACCCTCCGGCGCGCGCGCCCGCGCGGCACGGCGCCCCGGCGCGCAGCGCCGCGTCCGTGGTGTGGCCGCCCTTGCATGCGGTGGCGCGCGGGCTGCGCTGGAGCGTCGACGAGCGGAAGGGCGACCTCCACCTGCTTGCTCAGGCGCCCGTCGACGTCGCCGCCCTCGAGGCGCTCTGCAGCGGGGCTCATCGCGCCTATGTCGCGTTCCTGCGGCGCGAGGGCATCGACTTGCCGGTACCTCGGCGGCCGCTGCACCTCGTACTCTTGCCGCGGGCGCTCTTCGCCGCGCACCAAAGCTGGTCCAGCCCGCGCTATGAGGCGATGAGCAGCACCCTCTACATCAGCACGGCGCGCCCCGATTTTCAGCGCAGCGATCTGCCGCACGGGCTCGCCTTGCACTAC